Proteins encoded within one genomic window of Halocatena marina:
- a CDS encoding acetylglutamate/acetylaminoadipate kinase yields the protein MTVVVKVGGARAVDPKDALADVSALIDNDEQVVVVHGGSTAVDDTLEALGETPEYVETPSGVVGRFTDERTMEVFSMVLPGKLNTDLVVGLQNEGVDAIGLSGIDGQLLSGSRKSAVRVVEDGKKKIRRGDHSGRIERVNGDLLETLLESGYTPVVTVPMLADDGVAVNSDADRAAAAVAGALSAELVILTDVPGVLADVDDESSVIERVDSSDAYETLTAAAEGFMTRKVMAATEALEDGAESATIASANTEAPISGALGSNGTTITPEAL from the coding sequence GTGACGGTTGTCGTCAAGGTCGGCGGCGCGCGCGCTGTCGATCCGAAAGACGCGCTTGCAGACGTTTCGGCGCTCATCGACAACGACGAGCAGGTGGTCGTCGTTCACGGTGGATCAACTGCCGTAGACGACACGCTCGAAGCGCTCGGGGAGACACCGGAGTACGTCGAGACGCCGTCGGGCGTCGTTGGACGGTTCACCGACGAACGCACGATGGAGGTGTTTTCGATGGTTCTTCCCGGGAAACTCAACACCGATCTCGTGGTCGGATTACAGAACGAGGGTGTCGACGCAATCGGACTCTCGGGTATCGATGGGCAGTTGCTCTCGGGTTCACGGAAGTCCGCTGTTCGAGTCGTCGAAGATGGGAAGAAGAAGATCCGTCGTGGCGATCACTCGGGGCGTATCGAGCGCGTAAACGGTGATTTGCTGGAGACGCTGCTCGAAAGCGGATACACGCCCGTCGTGACCGTCCCGATGTTGGCGGACGACGGAGTGGCGGTGAACAGCGACGCTGATCGCGCGGCGGCAGCGGTTGCTGGTGCGCTCTCAGCAGAGCTCGTCATTCTCACTGACGTTCCTGGTGTACTCGCGGATGTCGACGACGAGTCATCGGTTATCGAGCGCGTCGATTCATCTGATGCGTACGAGACGCTGACTGCGGCCGCAGAAGGGTTTATGACTCGGAAAGTGATGGCCGCGACTGAAGCGCTCGAAGATGGTGCAGAAAGCGCGACAATCGCCAGTGCGAACACCGAAGCGCCGATCAGTGGCGCACTCGGTTCGAACGGAACGACAATCACGCCGGAGGCACTATGA
- a CDS encoding aspartate aminotransferase family protein: MTEAGFVFNEKPIRIDSGAGPYLYDTEGTEYLDFGASYAVTPTGHCHPEVVAAVQQQVEQLMYVQASYPVDIRDDLSTTLAASAPGDIGNVWLCNSGTEANEAAIKFARSATGRSKIVATKNGFHGRTLGALAATWKKKYKKPFEPLAGDFEFVPYGDHEALEAAVDEETAAVLLEPIQGEGGINPTTHEYLQAVREQTAAHDAAMVLDEIQTGLGRTGTMWATEEFGIVPDILTTAKGLASGLPIGATLCRDWIADGAGDHGSTFSGGPVVCAAAQATLDVLANEDLPAHAAEIGAYLTDALQTAIGDDVRDIRGRGLMIGIEVKRGANRLLPTLALEHNILALPAGRTVLRLLPPLIIDRDHADHVVNALSEVIG, encoded by the coding sequence ATGACTGAAGCTGGATTCGTCTTCAACGAAAAGCCCATTCGCATCGATAGCGGAGCGGGTCCATATCTGTATGACACGGAGGGGACCGAGTATCTCGATTTCGGTGCGAGCTACGCCGTAACGCCGACCGGTCACTGTCATCCGGAAGTAGTGGCTGCCGTCCAACAGCAAGTTGAGCAGCTCATGTACGTGCAGGCGTCGTACCCGGTCGACATCAGAGACGACCTCTCTACGACGCTCGCAGCGAGTGCTCCCGGCGATATCGGAAATGTGTGGCTCTGTAATTCAGGGACGGAGGCGAACGAAGCCGCAATCAAGTTCGCTCGGAGCGCAACCGGACGCTCGAAGATCGTCGCCACGAAAAACGGATTCCACGGACGGACGCTTGGCGCGCTCGCAGCGACGTGGAAGAAAAAGTACAAGAAACCATTCGAGCCACTCGCGGGCGACTTCGAATTCGTGCCCTACGGCGACCACGAGGCGCTCGAAGCAGCAGTTGATGAGGAGACTGCGGCAGTCCTCCTCGAACCGATTCAGGGAGAAGGAGGGATCAACCCGACAACGCACGAGTATCTGCAGGCCGTGCGCGAACAGACAGCCGCCCACGACGCAGCGATGGTGCTGGATGAGATCCAAACGGGACTCGGACGCACCGGCACCATGTGGGCGACCGAGGAGTTTGGCATTGTCCCCGACATCCTCACGACAGCGAAGGGACTCGCAAGCGGATTACCGATTGGTGCGACGCTCTGTCGTGACTGGATCGCAGACGGTGCAGGCGATCACGGCTCGACGTTCAGCGGGGGACCAGTCGTCTGTGCCGCTGCGCAGGCGACACTCGATGTGCTCGCAAACGAGGACCTCCCAGCGCACGCCGCGGAGATCGGCGCATATCTCACTGATGCGTTACAAACGGCCATCGGAGACGACGTGCGTGACATTCGTGGTCGGGGGCTCATGATCGGCATCGAAGTCAAGCGCGGCGCGAATCGGTTGTTGCCGACACTCGCGCTCGAACATAACATTCTGGCGCTTCCTGCCGGACGAACGGTCCTCCGATTGCTTCCGCCGCTGATCATCGATCGCGATCACGCGGACCATGTCGTCAACGCACTCAGCGAGGTGATCGGATGA
- a CDS encoding [LysW]-lysine hydrolase, which produces MNSVVSTQEMTPRELLKEIVTIPSVSGDEQACAERLAAYFESHDRNVWIDEVGNVRAPADDSVLFTSHIDTVPGEIPVRIDAGEQSGEPALWGRGSVDAKGPLVAMAVAAVRTGMSFVGVVGEEVDSRGACHVVANRDAPETVINGEPSGWNGITLGYRGLLAGTYVVTSESGHTSRPENNAIQDAMDWWGRVEQAFEPDEWTPVFERVTCKPIRVEGGTSDDGLSVESSMDVQLRVPPNHTVDEIREIADSQLNGGTVRWYDAVPPVMMEPRTDVARAFRVAIRKHGGDARLLRKTGTSDMNVFASEWDCPMVTYGPGDSDLDHAPNEHLPLESFDRSVAVLESVGQKLGGSQ; this is translated from the coding sequence ATGAACTCCGTCGTATCCACCCAAGAGATGACACCACGCGAACTGCTCAAAGAAATCGTAACCATTCCATCCGTGTCGGGAGACGAACAGGCCTGTGCAGAACGACTCGCAGCCTACTTCGAGAGCCACGACCGCAACGTGTGGATCGATGAGGTGGGGAACGTTCGTGCGCCCGCAGACGATAGCGTCCTCTTCACGTCACACATCGACACAGTACCGGGTGAGATTCCGGTTCGCATCGATGCTGGCGAACAGTCGGGCGAACCCGCACTCTGGGGCCGCGGAAGCGTCGATGCGAAGGGGCCCTTGGTTGCAATGGCGGTCGCTGCAGTCCGAACGGGAATGAGTTTCGTCGGCGTTGTCGGAGAAGAAGTCGATTCCCGCGGAGCATGCCACGTCGTTGCAAACCGCGACGCTCCAGAGACTGTTATCAACGGTGAGCCAAGCGGTTGGAACGGCATCACTCTCGGCTATCGTGGACTGCTCGCCGGGACGTACGTCGTGACGAGCGAATCAGGACACACGTCCCGACCGGAGAACAACGCGATTCAGGACGCGATGGACTGGTGGGGACGCGTCGAGCAAGCGTTCGAACCGGACGAGTGGACGCCGGTTTTCGAGCGTGTGACGTGTAAGCCAATTCGAGTCGAAGGCGGGACGAGCGACGATGGGCTCTCGGTGGAATCGTCCATGGATGTACAGCTCAGGGTTCCACCGAACCACACTGTCGACGAAATCCGCGAAATCGCCGATTCACAGCTCAATGGTGGCACAGTCAGGTGGTACGACGCAGTTCCGCCTGTCATGATGGAGCCGCGAACCGATGTGGCACGCGCGTTCCGGGTCGCTATCCGGAAACACGGAGGCGACGCCCGACTCCTTCGCAAAACGGGAACGAGCGATATGAACGTCTTTGCGAGCGAGTGGGACTGTCCGATGGTCACCTACGGACCAGGCGATTCCGATCTCGATCACGCACCGAA